The genomic DNA ATCGCCATAGCTGAAGTCCTGCGTGCTCTGCTGTCCGCTATGCGAGGTCAAGGCTCCGGTGGCATCGAAGACCAGCGTGTCGCCGGTGCTGATGGCGTTGGCGACATCGGCGGTGAACAGATCGAAGCCAAGCAGGCGATGCGCCAGATGCTTCTGGTAACCCTGCTTTACCGCACTGGCGACGTTGCTGCTGCCGTCTTCGTTCGCGGTCTGGTTGTAATCGAGATAGAACGGATAGCTGACGTTCTCGCGATACTCGGCCGTGATCACCGGCCCCAGCTTGCTCTGGCTCACGCTATTGACCGTGGTGTTCTGTTGCGTGACCTGACGGTATTGCGTGGCGTTGATGGTGAACGTCTGCGTATTGGCAAAACCCACCGTCTGCGTCACCGTCGATTGCACACGGCCCTTGGAGGTGTTGGCGTAACCTTCGACCACGAACTGGCGGCTGATGTCGGTATTGATCGAACCGGAGACGTTGCCCGCACCATCGTTCTGCAACGTGTCGCTGACGCTGGGCGTCGGTGGCTGGTTGGCAAGCGTGTTGCGCGTAATACCGCCGGTGACCTGCTTGGCGTGCGCATCCTGGTACACCAGCAAGCTGGCGGTAGCCGAGAAGTAGTTGTTTGCGCCGGCCACGCTCACCGAGACCGTATGCGGTTGGCCATTGCTCAACACACCGGCGAACGGCGTCAGATCAACCCGATACGGCAGGAAGTTGAGCGTCTGCACGCCAGGCGTCGGGCGCCACATGTACGGGTCGATGCCACCGGTGTAGATCCACGGATAGACCGGCGCCACACCAGCGGGCTGGCCGTCGATGCTGACTTCGGTTTCGCGGAAATTGCCGCCTCCACATTCCTCGACCTCGCTTGCGTACTGGTCGGGTACACAGGTGTACCAGAACTCATCGCCAATCTGGCTTTGCGCGAACACATCCAGATACGCCTTCTCGACATTGCGCGGCAACGTCAACGTCCTGGACAAGGTATCGCTCGAGGTAACCAGCGTCGTGGTATTGCCGACCGGATCGCTACCGAGCGGATACACCGCGTCCGGTGCCGCGGCTGCCGGCTTGCCTGGATAGAACAGCAGGCGCGCGGTGCCATGGATCACGCCCGTATAGGTACCGTCGACGATATTGCCGATCAGGCTCTGGCCTTGCTGCGGCGACTTGAGCAGTGCGGTGTAGTCGGTCAGATCGCGCTCGATATGCCAGCTCGGCGCCACCGCGGCCGAAGGCTCCTGGGTGGTTCCGAAATAAATATTGACGCCGCCGATCCAGATATTGGCGGTGCGATCGAACTGACGTCCGGCCGTTACCGAGAAATCGGCCTCCAGCACCACCTTCGACCAGTTGCCCTGGCAACCGGCCGGCGGCGCATAGCTGAAGGTGTGATTGCTGAAATCCGTATACGTGGTATCGCCGAACAGCTCGACCACGCAAGGCTTGCCCGACGGGCGCGGCACCCCCGGATCGGCCACGGCAACATTGGCAGAACCGACGGTAGGCTGCGTAGCTCCGTCAGCGAAAACCGTGCCCGCCAAACCCAAGGCACACGACAAACCCGCCAGGCACAGAACGTGGCGAGCCCAACCATGCTGCGACATAACGATGCACTCCCGTTACACCCCGAACCCCCTGCCGGCCGAAGCTAGCACGGGGCTGGGTTTAGAGGGGAGAAGATCATCGTGTTCCGAAGCGCAAGTTTGTTCGGCTGGCACCAGCCTTAGCCGGTCGCCGCCTCCAGCACCCGCAGGTAAGACAGCGCGTGCTCGCGATCCTTGCCGCACATGTCGATATCCGGTTTCAACCCCGAACATACCGCCGGCCGGTCGGCCTGCCCGAAGATCGCACAGCGGTTGTCATCGGTAAGTTGCACGCAACGCACGCCTGCCGGCTTGCCGTTGGGCATGCCGGGAATGGGCGAGGAGATCGACGGCGCAATGCAACATGCGCCGCAACCCATGCGGCAGGCCAGGCTCATGCTCAGCCGTACTGCTGACGCAGTTCGTTGTAGACCGGCTCGGTGTCCGGGCGCTTGCCGTGCCATAGCTCGAAGGCATCGGCCGCGGTTTCCACCAGCATCCCCAAGCCGTCGACGATGAATTTGGCGTTGGCCACACGCGCCCAGGCGAGAAAGCCGGTGGCGCCCTTGCCATAGGACAGGTCGTAGCAGGTGGCGCGGTTGCCGACAAAACCAAACGGCAGGTCAAGTGGCTTGCCGAGTACGCCGGCCGAGGTCGCGTTGATCACCAGATCGAAGCTGCCGATGTCGTCGAGGTCTTCCCAATAACGCGTATGCGCGCGCAACGGCTCGCCGATCGCATCGGCCAGTTCGTCGGCTTTTTCGGGCGTGCGGTTGACGATGGTCAGCGTGCGTACGCCCGCATCCATCAAGGACCACGCAACACCTTGCGCGGCCCCACCCGCACCAAGCAACAGGGCATCGTGCCCGCGCAGATCCAGCTGATGGCGTTCGGTGAGGTCGCGTACAGCGCCGGCACCATCGGTGTTATGCGCAGCGATGCGGCCATCGGAAAGCAAGGTCAGCACGTTGGCGCTACCGGCGCGCGTGGCCGCTTCGCTGCGGACATCGGCCAATGCATACGCGGCGTTCTTGTGCGGCAGGGTGACATTGGCACCGCGCGCGCCTTCTTCGCCGAAGAAACGGCGCACCGCATCGGCGAAGTCGTCCGGGCTGGCATCGATCGTGCGATAGGCCAGCTCCAGGCCGAACTGGCGCGCGAACGCCTGGTGGATCTGCGGTGACAGCGAGTGGCTGATCGGATGACCGAAAACCGCGAACTGACCTGCCTTCATGAGCACTCCCTTGTAATGAGTCGACGGCCGGTCGGACCGGCCAAACGGCGATTTTATCGCGGTCGCAGTCCGTGAGATGACTGCCGCCCACACTTGCTTCCACACCATCACCGGATGCGAAGCGATGCGCCAGCCTACTCAATCCCATCAAGCCCGCCACCAGCGCCTGCTCGGCGCGGCGCTCGTGTGGTTGCTGGCCGGCACCGCCGCACTGCTGACCACCCTGGTTCCGGTGCATAGCGAGCAATGGGGCTGGACCCCGGCGTTCTGGCTGGTCGCGGCGCCCTTGTCGGTCCTGCTGGTGCTCGAACCCAGCCTGCCGCGCCAGCTGCTGGCCCTGGCTCGCCTGCGCCGCCGACCGGTGCGCACGACAGTCTGGAACTAAAGAACATTCCGCTTGGCAGTGGATGAAAGCGGCAGGAGGCTGCGAGGGGACTCGTCGGTGGAAAGGGAAGCGGTGCACCACCGGCGAGCGGCATCAAGGGACGATGCCTATGCACCTGGCGACTCAGGGACGAGTCGCCGGCATGACCCTGCCTAAGCTCAGTCGGCTATGCCAAGCCGCTTGCGCTCCATCCGACGCAGAAACTCCTGCATGATCCGGCGATAGAGATCGTCGCCCAGGTAAGCATCTTCCACGCCCGCGTCGATCGACGGATTGTCGTTCACTTCGATCACGACCGGCTTGTCGGCGACCTGTTTCAGGTCCACGCCGTACAGGCCATCGCCGATCGGCTGGGTAGCCTTGAGCGCTAGCTTGACTACCTCCGATGGCGCATCGCGTACTGCGATCGTTTCGAAGCCGCCTGACTTGGCCGTGCCCTTGGCGCCGTGGTTGTAGATCTGCCAATGACCGCGCGACATATAGTATTTGCAGGCGTAGATCGGCTCGTGGTTGAGCACGCCGATGCGCCAGTCGAAATCGGTATAGACGAACTCCTGCGCCAGCAGCAGGGCGCTGTGCTGGAACAGTTCGCCCGCGGCTTTTTCCAGCGCCGCCTCACTTTCCACCTTGACCACGCCACGCGAGAACGAACCGTCGGGAATCTTCAGCACCAGCGGAAAACCCAGCTTGGCGGCGACATCCTTCAAGCCCTTGGCGTTGTCGCGATACAGGATCTCGGTGTTGGGCACGGCCAGCTTGCGCGACACCATCAAGTCGTTGAGGAAGATCTTGTTGGTGCAACGAAGGATCGAGCTTGGATCGTCGATCACCACCATGCCTTCCTTCTCCGCGCGATGCGCGAAGCGGTAGGTGTGGTTGTCGCTGGCGGTGGTTTCGCGAATGAACAGGCCGTCGTACTCGGCCAGGCGCTGGTAGTCGTTCTTGCCGATCGGGTCGACCTCGATGCCCAGCTCCTTGCCGGCCGAGATAAAGGATTTCAGCGCCTTCTTGTTCGACGGCGGCATCGACTCGTCCGGGTCGACCAGCATCGCGATGTCGTAGCGGTAACGCTTGCGCGCGCGCGGCTTGCGCCAGAGCTTCTTGGAGAAGCGATCGAGCTCCTCGGCAAAGGCGTCTTCCTGCGCGTCGTCGAGCGTGTGCAGGCCGACCGGCTTGATCGAGCTGATCTGCCACACGCGGTCGCGCTCGAACTCGATCCGCAGCAGCGGGCACGGGAAGGTTTCGAACACCTGGCGGGCCAGATCCTGCAGCGCCGGGTAAGCGGTCTCGCCGAAGTAGACCAGGATGCCGAAGTCGGTCGTGTCGCGCCCGCCTGCCGGCAGGAAGTGGGTGAGCTTCTGGTTGAGGTCGTCGATATCCAGGCCGTACAGCGAGCGGCGGCGCAGGTCGTTGACCGTGCGCACCGAGGGCATCACGCGATGCCCGCGTGCCTCGGCCAGCAACGATACGTAGTAGCCCGTGCCCAGATACTTGTAGCTGCGGCACAGGTTGATGACATGTGTACGCTCGTCGTCATCGTTGTTGATCGGCTCGCGCAGATAGTCCATCGCGCTGACCACGTCCACAGACGGATAATACGAGCCCCAGTCGGAAGCTTTCTCGACGACGATGACGAGCCGGGTCATGACACCTCAGTGAGCCTGCCCTGGCAATCCGTCGCCGCGGGAGGACGTGAAAATTCGGCGCATGGTCGCCATGCGTTCAAGTCGCGCAGTGTGGCACATAGCCACTCACACACAAGTGTGCGCACTGAAGCCAAATTAAACGCCCGGGCCGGTCGTGTTTGCCGCCGTGGGAAGGGACCGCTAGAGTGCCGCGCTTGTTCTCCTTCCCCTGAGCGCAGGACGCCACGATGACCCCTACGCCAGCTACCGCCGCCGTCCGCGTGCGGCGCGCCGAACTCTCCGATCTGGACGACCTGGTCGCGCTCGAAGACGCCACCTTCGACAGTGATCGACTGAGCCGCGCACAGTATCGCCGGCACCTGGACAGCGATACCGCACAGGTACTGGTGGCCAGCGCCAACCATCGCCGCTTTCTCGGCACCGCCGTGGTGTTCTTCCGCAAGGGCAGCCGGGTCGCGCGGCTGTACTCCATTGCGAGCAAGCCCGAGGCACGCGGCAAGGGTGTGGGCTCGGCGCTGATCGCCGCAGTCGAGGGTGCTGCGCGCGCACGGCACTGCCAATCGCTGCGGCTGGAGGTGCGTACCGACAACGAAACGGCGATGCGCCTGTACGAGCGACTGGGATATCGGCAGATCGGACGCTATGCGCGCTATTACCAGGATGGGGCGGATGCCTGGCGATATGAGAAGGTGCTGGGCTAAGAGCGTCCCCTTGGCGCTTTAGAAAGGCTGTCCCATCCGCTGCTCGGTCGCCTCATCCGCCCGCGCCACTAGCCCGCCGGCACGCGACAGCGTCACCGTGTAATGCCCCTGATCCACCAGCGGCAGATACACACCGCCGCCATAGACCGCATCGACCTCCGGCAGCCAGGTCATATAGTTCTTGCGTAGGTCGACGAGGTCCTCGGCACCGTCACGCAGATCGATCACCGTGCGTGGCGCATGTGCTTCCTGGTCCGTATCGTCGTAACGGCCGCTGAGGCGGTCCAACCGATAGAGTGGCGGCACGCCGGCCAGCACCGCCGGCAGTTTCCATTTCACCACCAGCGCTTCCAGCCGCCACGCGTCGCCGGAGACGGTCATGTGCTGCACGCTGCCGTCAGGCCGGTGCAAGGTCAGCGCCCATTGCTGCGGCGACAGGATGCGTGCGTCGATCTCGGCGACGGGCGTTTCCTCGTCCAGCAGGCGGTAGCCGTGAATCATCCAGCCGGTGCCGCCAAGCAGCAGCGTGAGTATGAATGCCACCAGCACCACCACGGCGCGGATGCCCGCCGAAAGGCGCAAACCCCGCTGCAGGCGATCGCGCAACACAAAAAGCTGCAGCAACGTCACCAGCAGCATGACTGCCGCAAGAATCAGCAGGATGGTCGATGGCCAACGCAGCCAGACACTCCAATCCATTGTTTTTTCCACCTCGACGAACACTACTGGCGCCTATGATAGCCAACCGCGCCAGCATGCTCGTTCTATACTCGCGCCGACCTGGCAGGAATTCTCACTATGCGTCGTTCACTTTCACTGGTTTCGCTTTGTGCCGTGGCGCTTGCCCTGGCGGGCTGCGGCAACAAGGGACCGCTTTATATGCCGGCCAAGCCGGCCACACCTGCGGCAGCACCCGCCAAACCTGCGGCACCTGCGCCGGCGACCAGCACGGTCAAGCCCGCTTCCGCCAGCAGCTCGCTCTGAGCCGACGGTGAGTTTGCGCTTCACCAAGATGCACGGGCTGGGCAACGATTTTGTCGTGATCGACGGCCGGGCTCCCGATTTCGAACTCGATGTGGCGCGGGTTCGCGCGATCGGCGATCGCTATCGCGGCGTGGGTTTCGATCAGCTGCTGACGATCGAGCCGGCGCGCGATCCGTCCTGCGCGTTCTACTACGGCATCTGGAACACCGACGGTTCACTGGCCGGGCAGTGCGGCAACGGGGTGCGCTGTGTTGCCGCGTGGCTTTATCGCGCCGGGCTGATGTCGATGGGCGACGAGGCACGACTGGAGAGCCCCTCGGGCCCGGTGTCGGTCAAATTGCTGACAGCGACGCGTGTATCGGTGGATATGGGCGAACCCGATTTCGATCCGAAGGCCTCGCATTTCGACGGCGGCGCACCGACGATCGGCGTGACGCTCGGTCAATCTCCGGGGCCGCTGGCCGGCACGGTGGTCGAGTTTGGCGTGGTGTCGATGGGCAACCCGCATGCGGTGGTCACCGTGGACGATCTCCGTGATCCGATGCTGGAAACCGTCGGACCCGCGCTGACCACACATCCGCGCTTCGCCGACGGCGTCAATGCCGGTTTCGTGCACAAGCTGGCCCGCGACCACCTGCAACTGCGCGTTCATGAACGCGGTGCCGGCTGGACCCAGGCTTGCGGCACCGGCGCCTGCGCGGCCATGGCGGTGCTCCACCAGCGCGGCGAAGTGGACGACAGCGTGCAGGTCGACCTGCCGGGCGGCAGCCTGCGCATCGACTGGGCTGGCCCCGGCCACACCTTATGGATGACCGGCCCGGCCACCTTCGTCTTCGAGGGTGAATGGCTGGATATGGACCTAAGCGATTGATGCCCGGCATCGACTCGTCGCACACTCCGGCTGTGCGCCCCCTCCGCACGGTATTTGAGGACAAGGCATGACCGACACGGCACTCGTGGATCCGCTACAAGCCAGCGACGTGGCCGCTTATCTCAAGCGTCACCCCGACTTTCTCACCGACTATCCCGAATTGGCTGCCCAGCTGCAGCTGCCGCGCGAGCAGGGCCAGGTCGCCTCGCTGGCGACTTATCAGCTGCAGAACCTGCGCGAGAAGAACGCCGAGCTCGAGCGGCGCATGGCCGAGTTCATCGCGGTGGCGGCAGAGAACGAACAACTGATGCAGCGCGTGCACGAGCTGAACGTGGCGGTGCTGCGCGCACGTACACCTGCCGTGGCCGCTCGCAGCGTGATCGCTACGCTGAGCGAAGACTTCCACACCGAACAGGTACGCCTGATGCTGTTCGGCGACGCCGCGCTGCCGCCGGCCGACTGGTTGGTGCTCGAACCCGGCGGCCGTGCGTCGATACCGGAGTTCGCCGACTTCCTCGCCCATCACGAACCGATCTCCGGTCGCCTGACCCAGGAGCGCCTGCAACGCCTGTTCGGCCAGCACGCCAGTGAGATTCGTTCGGCCGCGGTGATGCCGCTGGGTGAGCTGGGATTGCTTGCGATCGGCAGCAAGGACCCGGATCATTTCCAGCCCGGCATGGGGACGGTGTTCCTCAAGATGATCGCCGCCACGGTGACCGCCGCCCTGGCACGTACGCAGGACGTCGTCTGACGCGCGTGCCCGGATGAAGCCCAGCGAGCACGTGGAAGCCTGGCTCGGCCGACTCGCCGGCGAGCGCAAGGCTTCTACGCATACCGTCGATGGCTATCGGCGCGACCTGGCGAAATTGCTGCGCTATATGGAAGCGCAGCAGATCGAGCAGTTCGACACACTCGATTCGCATCGCATGCGCAGTTTCGTCGCTGCCGAACACCGCGGCGGCCTGTCGCCGAAAAGCCTGCAACGCCTGTTGTCGTCGTGCCGCAGCCTGTTCCGCCAGCTCAATCGCGAAGGCACGCTGAGTCACGATCCCACGGCTGGCGTGCGTGGGCCAAAGGTGCACCGCAAGCTGCCGCAGGTACTGGACGTGGACGAAGCGACCACGCTGGTCGAGGCCGACAGCGGCGGCAGCCTGGGCGTGCGTGACCGCGCGATGCTGGAGCTGTTTTATTCCTCGGGCCTGCGTCTGTCCGAACTGATTGGCCTGCGCTGGATCGACCTCAATCTCGACGATGGCGAAGTGCGCGTGCTCGGCAAAGGCAGCAAGACGCGCATCGTGCCGGTGGGTCGGCATGCCATTACCGCGCTGCGTGCGCTGGGCGAATTGGAAGGCCGTGTGCCCGAGTCACCGATCTTCCGCGGCCGCGGCGGTGCCCCGATCAGTCCGCGTACTGTGCAAGCGCGGCTGAAACATCTGGCACTGGCGAACGGTTTCGCCAAGCATGTGCACCCGCATCTGCTTCGCCATACCTTCGCCAGCCATATGCTCGAATCGTCCGGCGATCTGCGCGCGGTGCAGGAGCTGCTCGGCCACGCCGATATCGCTACCACGCAGATCTATACGCACCTGGATTTTCAGCACCTGGCGAAGGTGTATGACGCGGCGCATCCGCGGGCGAAGAAGCGCTAGAACGGCTCGGATAACGACCGACGTTTACGTTTATGGCCGGTCGCGACTTCAGTCGCGACCGCCTCGTGACGGGATAGCGAAGCATCTGATCGCGGTTGTCCCCGCAACCATTGAACCGCCAGCAGGCACCCCCACCTCATCGGTTCAAGTCTTCGGAGCGACCTCATGGAATCCTTCCACGCCACCACCATCGTTTCGGTCCGCCGCAACGGCCGCGTCGTCATCGGCGGCGACGGTCAGGTCACGTTGGGCAATACCGTGATGAAGGCCAATGCACGCAAGATCCGCCGCCTGGGCAAGAACGGCGACGTGATCGCCGGATTTGCCGGCGCCACGGCCGATGCATTCACCTTGTTCGAGCTGTTCGAGGAAAAACTCGCCAAGCACAGCGCCAACCTGACGCGCGCCGCGGTCGAACTGGCCAAGGAATGGCGTACCGATCGCCGCCTGGGCCGCCTCGAGGCGATGCTGGCGGTGGCCGACAAGGATGCCTCGCTGCTGATTTCCGGCAACGGCGATGTGCTGGAACCGGAGCACGGCCTGATCGCCATCGGCTCAGGCGGCCCCTTCGCGCAATCGGCCGCGCTCGCGCTGATGGAAAACACCGAGATGGATGCGCGCGTCATCGTCGAAAAGGCACTGAAGATCGCTGGCGACATCTGTATCTACACCAATCACAACACGACGATCGAAGAACTTTGACGTGAGCGGTCTCCCCTCGCTCCCCATTCCCTGTTCCCCGAGCTAAAGCCATGTCCGAACTCACTCCCCGCGAAATCGTCAACGAACTCGATCGCTACATCATCGGTCAGCACGACGCCAAGCGCGCCGTCGCGATCGCGCTGCGCAACCGTTGGCGCCGCATGCAG from Dyella sp. GSA-30 includes the following:
- a CDS encoding lipoprotein; the protein is MRRSLSLVSLCAVALALAGCGNKGPLYMPAKPATPAAAPAKPAAPAPATSTVKPASASSSL
- the aroE gene encoding shikimate dehydrogenase, which codes for MKAGQFAVFGHPISHSLSPQIHQAFARQFGLELAYRTIDASPDDFADAVRRFFGEEGARGANVTLPHKNAAYALADVRSEAATRAGSANVLTLLSDGRIAAHNTDGAGAVRDLTERHQLDLRGHDALLLGAGGAAQGVAWSLMDAGVRTLTIVNRTPEKADELADAIGEPLRAHTRYWEDLDDIGSFDLVINATSAGVLGKPLDLPFGFVGNRATCYDLSYGKGATGFLAWARVANAKFIVDGLGMLVETAADAFELWHGKRPDTEPVYNELRQQYG
- the xerC gene encoding tyrosine recombinase XerC, translated to MKPSEHVEAWLGRLAGERKASTHTVDGYRRDLAKLLRYMEAQQIEQFDTLDSHRMRSFVAAEHRGGLSPKSLQRLLSSCRSLFRQLNREGTLSHDPTAGVRGPKVHRKLPQVLDVDEATTLVEADSGGSLGVRDRAMLELFYSSGLRLSELIGLRWIDLNLDDGEVRVLGKGSKTRIVPVGRHAITALRALGELEGRVPESPIFRGRGGAPISPRTVQARLKHLALANGFAKHVHPHLLRHTFASHMLESSGDLRAVQELLGHADIATTQIYTHLDFQHLAKVYDAAHPRAKKR
- the hslV gene encoding ATP-dependent protease subunit HslV, whose amino-acid sequence is MESFHATTIVSVRRNGRVVIGGDGQVTLGNTVMKANARKIRRLGKNGDVIAGFAGATADAFTLFELFEEKLAKHSANLTRAAVELAKEWRTDRRLGRLEAMLAVADKDASLLISGNGDVLEPEHGLIAIGSGGPFAQSAALALMENTEMDARVIVEKALKIAGDICIYTNHNTTIEEL
- a CDS encoding YkgJ family cysteine cluster protein, which translates into the protein MSLACRMGCGACCIAPSISSPIPGMPNGKPAGVRCVQLTDDNRCAIFGQADRPAVCSGLKPDIDMCGKDREHALSYLRVLEAATG
- a CDS encoding GNAT family N-acetyltransferase codes for the protein MTPTPATAAVRVRRAELSDLDDLVALEDATFDSDRLSRAQYRRHLDSDTAQVLVASANHRRFLGTAVVFFRKGSRVARLYSIASKPEARGKGVGSALIAAVEGAARARHCQSLRLEVRTDNETAMRLYERLGYRQIGRYARYYQDGADAWRYEKVLG
- a CDS encoding DUF484 family protein — translated: MTDTALVDPLQASDVAAYLKRHPDFLTDYPELAAQLQLPREQGQVASLATYQLQNLREKNAELERRMAEFIAVAAENEQLMQRVHELNVAVLRARTPAVAARSVIATLSEDFHTEQVRLMLFGDAALPPADWLVLEPGGRASIPEFADFLAHHEPISGRLTQERLQRLFGQHASEIRSAAVMPLGELGLLAIGSKDPDHFQPGMGTVFLKMIAATVTAALARTQDVV
- a CDS encoding peptide-N4-asparagine amidase, which encodes MSQHGWARHVLCLAGLSCALGLAGTVFADGATQPTVGSANVAVADPGVPRPSGKPCVVELFGDTTYTDFSNHTFSYAPPAGCQGNWSKVVLEADFSVTAGRQFDRTANIWIGGVNIYFGTTQEPSAAVAPSWHIERDLTDYTALLKSPQQGQSLIGNIVDGTYTGVIHGTARLLFYPGKPAAAAPDAVYPLGSDPVGNTTTLVTSSDTLSRTLTLPRNVEKAYLDVFAQSQIGDEFWYTCVPDQYASEVEECGGGNFRETEVSIDGQPAGVAPVYPWIYTGGIDPYMWRPTPGVQTLNFLPYRVDLTPFAGVLSNGQPHTVSVSVAGANNYFSATASLLVYQDAHAKQVTGGITRNTLANQPPTPSVSDTLQNDGAGNVSGSINTDISRQFVVEGYANTSKGRVQSTVTQTVGFANTQTFTINATQYRQVTQQNTTVNSVSQSKLGPVITAEYRENVSYPFYLDYNQTANEDGSSNVASAVKQGYQKHLAHRLLGFDLFTADVANAISTGDTLVFDATGALTSHSGQQSTQDFSYGDSLLGCYKASLTTSAGTLASYTEGKGCLGGRNRLSWFTHPDGSPDGGNASILW
- the dapF gene encoding diaminopimelate epimerase, with the protein product MSLRFTKMHGLGNDFVVIDGRAPDFELDVARVRAIGDRYRGVGFDQLLTIEPARDPSCAFYYGIWNTDGSLAGQCGNGVRCVAAWLYRAGLMSMGDEARLESPSGPVSVKLLTATRVSVDMGEPDFDPKASHFDGGAPTIGVTLGQSPGPLAGTVVEFGVVSMGNPHAVVTVDDLRDPMLETVGPALTTHPRFADGVNAGFVHKLARDHLQLRVHERGAGWTQACGTGACAAMAVLHQRGEVDDSVQVDLPGGSLRIDWAGPGHTLWMTGPATFVFEGEWLDMDLSD
- a CDS encoding RimK family protein, which gives rise to MTRLVIVVEKASDWGSYYPSVDVVSAMDYLREPINNDDDERTHVINLCRSYKYLGTGYYVSLLAEARGHRVMPSVRTVNDLRRRSLYGLDIDDLNQKLTHFLPAGGRDTTDFGILVYFGETAYPALQDLARQVFETFPCPLLRIEFERDRVWQISSIKPVGLHTLDDAQEDAFAEELDRFSKKLWRKPRARKRYRYDIAMLVDPDESMPPSNKKALKSFISAGKELGIEVDPIGKNDYQRLAEYDGLFIRETTASDNHTYRFAHRAEKEGMVVIDDPSSILRCTNKIFLNDLMVSRKLAVPNTEILYRDNAKGLKDVAAKLGFPLVLKIPDGSFSRGVVKVESEAALEKAAGELFQHSALLLAQEFVYTDFDWRIGVLNHEPIYACKYYMSRGHWQIYNHGAKGTAKSGGFETIAVRDAPSEVVKLALKATQPIGDGLYGVDLKQVADKPVVIEVNDNPSIDAGVEDAYLGDDLYRRIMQEFLRRMERKRLGIAD